In a genomic window of Flavobacterium sp. KACC 22761:
- a CDS encoding adenylyltransferase/cytidyltransferase family protein — protein sequence MKIGITFSAFDLLHAGHITMLEEAKRQCDYLICALQTDPTLDRPEKNKPTQTVVERYIQLKGCKFVDEIVPYATEQDLEDILRSFKIDVRILGDEYKDKNFTGRAYCEEKGIELYFNKRDHRFSSSGLRKVVAEKELKRVM from the coding sequence ATGAAAATAGGTATCACTTTCAGTGCATTTGATCTTTTGCACGCAGGGCATATTACAATGTTGGAAGAAGCAAAGCGTCAGTGTGATTATTTGATTTGTGCTTTGCAAACAGATCCTACTTTAGATCGTCCTGAAAAAAATAAGCCAACACAAACAGTAGTTGAGCGTTATATACAGCTAAAAGGGTGCAAATTTGTAGATGAAATTGTTCCTTATGCTACAGAACAGGATTTAGAAGATATTCTCCGTTCATTCAAGATTGATGTACGCATTTTGGGTGATGAATATAAAGATAAAAACTTTACAGGACGAGCATATTGTGAAGAGAAGGGGATCGAGTTATATTTTAACAAGAGAGATCATCGTTTTTCTAGTAGTGGACTTAGAAAAGTTGTTGCTGAGAAAGAATTAAAAAGAGTAATGTAA